In one window of Terriglobia bacterium DNA:
- a CDS encoding R3H domain-containing nucleic acid-binding protein: MTTQFSSEPSADSYLAAIESLVTQIIQHGGFELTANVRRCDTPRLDANAPCILVNFDGPDCDLLLEKNAALLDALEYVVLKAVHVDDELYGRISFDCDDWRQVRAEELKLTALMAARQAVETGIPFHLTPMSSRERRIVHLALKDEATVKTMSEGAGPSRKVVIYPSTSPS, encoded by the coding sequence ATGACGACACAATTTTCATCAGAGCCATCGGCCGATAGTTACCTGGCCGCAATCGAATCCCTTGTGACGCAGATCATCCAGCACGGAGGCTTTGAACTTACGGCCAACGTGCGGAGATGTGACACCCCTAGACTCGATGCCAACGCTCCCTGCATCCTTGTGAATTTTGACGGTCCCGACTGCGATTTGCTGCTGGAGAAAAACGCGGCCCTGCTGGATGCCCTTGAATATGTCGTCCTGAAAGCAGTGCACGTGGATGATGAGCTGTACGGCAGGATCAGTTTTGATTGCGACGACTGGAGGCAGGTCCGGGCTGAGGAGCTCAAATTGACAGCTCTCATGGCGGCCCGCCAGGCCGTTGAAACCGGGATCCCGTTCCACCTGACCCCCATGAGTTCGCGCGAGCGGCGCATTGTTCACCTGGCTCTCAAGGACGAAGCCACGGTGAAGACAATGAGTGAAGGCGCGGGACCGTCCCGAAAGGTTGTTATCTACCCCTCGACATCTCCTTCCTGA
- the yidC gene encoding membrane protein insertase YidC, giving the protein MDNEKRVMIAFALSFVLLLLWRVMFVKTPPPAPKPSGAAHTTAQQAAGANGTQQAAGKPETPKVPPAPQIPVSEGQQAQDIVVENDLYRITFSTRGGVVKSWILKKYTDANGKPLDVVDAAACKQLGYPMSLRTADESLNQKVNQALYVAQPSGTKLEAPATLELTYSDGHVQVQKKFTFGSDYMVQSSVGVARDQNYVPVRVAWVGGFGDHSLSEQEQFAQGKVAYETSGKLETPDLRKLESQLTTSGPFGFAGLEDRYFVGIFFPGSSDQVFSAGYTSWNPENGNKKETPKAGYAELGSSTAQPVTFRLFVAPKALDVLDTTQPSLTGLVDFGWFSVIAKPLFLGLRYIYDHWVHNYGWAIVILTIVLNMALFPLKLKSIRSAQEMQRIGPLVKSIQDRYKQYKFNDPRKARMNQEVMKLYQEHGINPLGGCLPMLPQLPILYGFYESLETPFEFRHAPWILWIKDLSLPDPSHIMGLPIPILPVIMMVSMFFMQKMTPMAVTDPNQKRMMTIMPLVFGLMFFHLASGLVLYFLAANVVGIGQQLIINRFITPKQPPLSPAKTVEAKA; this is encoded by the coding sequence ATGGACAACGAAAAAAGGGTAATGATAGCGTTCGCCCTGTCATTCGTCCTGCTGCTGCTATGGCGGGTCATGTTTGTCAAAACGCCGCCCCCAGCGCCGAAACCCTCCGGCGCCGCGCACACCACAGCCCAGCAGGCCGCAGGGGCGAACGGGACCCAACAAGCTGCTGGAAAGCCGGAAACGCCCAAAGTCCCTCCTGCTCCGCAGATACCCGTTTCAGAAGGCCAGCAGGCGCAGGATATCGTCGTCGAAAATGATCTTTACCGGATCACTTTTTCCACGCGGGGAGGCGTGGTGAAGAGTTGGATCCTGAAAAAATATACGGATGCCAACGGCAAACCTCTCGACGTGGTGGATGCCGCTGCCTGCAAGCAGCTCGGGTACCCGATGAGCCTGAGGACAGCGGATGAATCGCTCAATCAGAAGGTGAATCAGGCGCTTTATGTTGCCCAGCCGTCCGGCACCAAGCTGGAAGCGCCCGCCACGCTTGAACTGACGTACAGCGACGGCCACGTCCAGGTCCAGAAGAAGTTTACCTTCGGCTCGGATTACATGGTGCAGTCGAGCGTGGGCGTAGCACGGGACCAGAATTACGTTCCCGTTCGGGTGGCGTGGGTTGGAGGTTTCGGCGACCATTCGCTTTCCGAACAGGAGCAATTCGCACAAGGCAAGGTGGCCTACGAAACCAGTGGCAAGCTCGAAACCCCCGATCTCCGCAAGCTTGAGAGCCAACTGACAACATCCGGCCCGTTCGGCTTTGCAGGACTTGAAGACCGTTATTTTGTCGGCATCTTCTTTCCTGGATCGTCAGATCAGGTCTTCAGCGCGGGATACACGTCCTGGAACCCTGAAAACGGGAACAAAAAGGAAACTCCCAAAGCAGGTTACGCGGAATTGGGAAGCTCGACGGCGCAGCCGGTGACATTCAGGCTATTTGTCGCTCCCAAGGCGCTGGACGTTCTGGACACAACGCAGCCTTCGCTGACAGGTCTGGTGGATTTCGGCTGGTTCAGCGTGATCGCCAAACCGCTGTTCCTGGGCTTGCGCTATATCTATGACCACTGGGTACACAATTACGGCTGGGCAATCGTGATTCTGACCATTGTCCTGAACATGGCCCTGTTCCCGCTGAAGCTCAAGAGCATCCGCTCTGCACAGGAAATGCAGCGGATCGGGCCCCTCGTCAAGAGTATTCAGGACCGCTATAAGCAGTACAAGTTCAATGACCCTCGCAAGGCCCGAATGAACCAGGAGGTGATGAAGCTCTACCAGGAACACGGGATCAATCCGCTGGGCGGGTGCTTGCCGATGCTGCCGCAGTTACCTATTCTTTATGGCTTTTATGAGTCGCTGGAGACGCCCTTCGAGTTTCGCCACGCTCCATGGATCCTGTGGATAAAGGACTTGTCCCTGCCCGATCCTTCCCATATCATGGGTCTGCCGATTCCGATCCTGCCGGTGATCATGATGGTGAGCATGTTTTTCATGCAGAAGATGACCCCCATGGCCGTGACCGATCCGAACCAGAAACGCATGATGACCATCATGCCCCTGGTATTCGGTCTGATGTTCTTTCACCTGGCCAGTGGACTCGTGCTCTATTTCCTCGCAGCGAACGTAGTTGGCATTGGGCAGCAGCTTATCATCAACCGCTTCATCACCCCGAAGCAGCCGCCTTTGAGTCCGGCAAAGACAGTTGAGGCAAAGGCGTAG
- the yidD gene encoding membrane protein insertion efficiency factor YidD translates to MRYLLLGSIRFYQICLSPIVPSSCRFYPSCSAYAFGAVAKWGAWEGTRLAARRLLRCRPWGGRGYDPVP, encoded by the coding sequence CTGAGATACCTGCTTTTGGGATCCATTCGCTTCTACCAGATTTGTCTATCGCCCATTGTGCCCTCCTCTTGCCGCTTTTACCCATCCTGTTCGGCTTACGCGTTTGGCGCTGTGGCAAAGTGGGGTGCATGGGAAGGAACGCGACTGGCAGCCCGTCGGCTGTTGAGGTGCCGGCCTTGGGGTGGCCGCGGTTACGATCCGGTTCCCTGA
- the rnpA gene encoding ribonuclease P protein component, translating into MEFQRVYEQGQRRSASLCTIFYRPNGLAQTRLGITVPRRLGTAVLRNRIKRRVREIFRLNRKELPGGWDIVLNPRPAAAKVAYSALERELLRLFPARPPEASSAEEPTA; encoded by the coding sequence TTGGAATTTCAACGGGTTTACGAGCAGGGGCAGCGCCGAAGTGCATCGCTATGCACCATCTTTTATCGACCGAACGGGTTGGCCCAGACGCGCCTGGGCATCACCGTGCCGAGGCGTCTGGGTACGGCCGTCTTGCGGAACCGCATCAAGCGGCGCGTGAGAGAAATTTTCCGGCTGAATCGAAAGGAACTGCCGGGCGGCTGGGACATTGTGCTGAACCCTCGTCCCGCGGCTGCCAAGGTCGCCTACTCGGCCCTGGAACGGGAACTGTTGCGCCTTTTCCCCGCCAGACCGCCCGAAGCATCTTCCGCGGAGGAGCCTACGGCCTGA
- the rpmH gene encoding 50S ribosomal protein L34 translates to MKRTYQPNRRRRAKTHGFRIRMRTPGGRQTLKRRRQKGRHRLTP, encoded by the coding sequence TTGAAGAGGACTTACCAACCCAATCGGCGTCGGCGTGCCAAAACGCACGGATTTCGGATTCGCATGCGAACCCCAGGGGGGCGTCAGACGTTAAAGCGGCGCCGCCAAAAGGGTCGCCACCGTCTGACTCCGTGA
- a CDS encoding lactonase family protein: protein MKPKSSPSSHAFRTAGRSDAEREYLVYVGSYNTARGKGIHGFRFDPAAGRLRLIGLATEAVNPTFVTASTDGRFLYATKEVARHEGKKGGAVKAFAIDSRTGRLRFLNEAASGGAIPCYVRLDNTGRYAMVANYGSGSVTVIEVRQDGRLGKVTAFEQHAGSGVNPQRQEGPHAHSINVSPDNRFAVAADLGLDKVFVYRFDENTGVLAPHHPAYAMVNPGSGPRHIAFARNGRFVYVIGEMKSNITTFAYDAARGRLRKLQTISTLPKGYKGQSDCAEVAVSPSGKFVYGSNRGHDSIAVFAADPKKGTLTPVERVPSGGRTPRHFAIDPTGACLLVANQESDTLVVFAIDRKTGRLIPTGETAAVSSPACVRFVTF from the coding sequence ATGAAACCAAAGTCATCGCCATCTTCACACGCTTTCAGAACAGCCGGACGGTCCGATGCCGAGAGAGAGTATCTCGTCTACGTTGGCTCGTACAACACAGCGAGGGGGAAGGGCATCCATGGGTTTCGATTTGACCCTGCGGCCGGCCGGCTCAGACTCATAGGTCTCGCAACGGAAGCAGTGAATCCCACATTCGTAACTGCGAGCACGGACGGCCGGTTCCTTTACGCGACCAAAGAAGTGGCGCGGCACGAGGGCAAAAAGGGCGGCGCGGTCAAAGCGTTTGCCATCGACAGCAGGACCGGCAGGCTTCGCTTCCTCAATGAAGCCGCTTCAGGCGGCGCCATCCCGTGCTACGTAAGGTTGGATAACACCGGCAGGTACGCGATGGTGGCCAACTACGGCAGCGGCAGCGTCACCGTGATCGAAGTCCGCCAGGACGGCCGCCTCGGCAAGGTGACCGCGTTTGAGCAGCACGCCGGTTCTGGCGTTAATCCCCAGCGGCAGGAAGGGCCGCACGCACATTCCATCAACGTGTCCCCCGACAATCGTTTCGCGGTTGCCGCAGACCTCGGCCTCGATAAAGTTTTTGTCTATCGCTTCGATGAAAACACCGGCGTGCTTGCGCCCCACCATCCCGCCTATGCCATGGTTAATCCAGGCTCGGGGCCGCGACACATTGCGTTTGCGCGCAACGGCCGATTCGTTTACGTCATCGGCGAGATGAAGTCAAACATCACGACGTTCGCGTATGATGCCGCGCGCGGCAGGCTGCGAAAACTGCAGACCATCTCAACGCTTCCGAAAGGCTATAAGGGCCAGAGTGATTGCGCCGAGGTTGCCGTGAGCCCGTCCGGGAAATTCGTCTACGGATCGAACCGCGGTCACGACAGCATTGCCGTTTTTGCAGCCGACCCGAAGAAGGGAACTCTCACTCCGGTCGAGCGCGTGCCAAGCGGCGGCAGGACTCCGCGCCACTTTGCCATTGATCCGACCGGCGCCTGTCTTCTTGTGGCCAATCAGGAGTCGGATACTTTAGTCGTTTTTGCCATCGACAGGAAGACCGGGCGGCTGATTCCCACCGGCGAAACGGCAGCCGTCAGCTCGCCGGCGTGCGTGCGATTTGTGACTTTCTGA
- a CDS encoding transcriptional regulator, with translation MAALKALPSRAQLEFTRLKAIVGATDGNLGAHISTLEESGYVEVEKTFVRKKPRTRVRLTRSGRRAFEDYVAYLREIVGDA, from the coding sequence ATGGCCGCGCTCAAAGCGCTGCCTTCCCGCGCGCAGTTGGAATTTACGCGCCTCAAGGCCATCGTCGGCGCCACGGACGGCAACCTCGGTGCGCACATCAGCACACTTGAAGAATCCGGCTACGTCGAAGTCGAAAAAACATTCGTGAGAAAGAAGCCCCGCACGCGCGTTCGCCTCACCCGGTCGGGCCGCCGCGCCTTCGAGGACTACGTCGCCTACCTGCGCGAAATTGTCGGAGACGCCTGA
- a CDS encoding YbfB/YjiJ family MFS transporter gives MTTSTIDGSKAAKSRMTELQNNPSNPWRGTLAGFVALLVGIGIGRFAYPPLIPALVRQHWFSAPKADYLAATALAGYVVGAFFAGHRRWKPGPSITIRTSMIVASASFVACVRPIGFDWFFLWRFLAGVAGGFLMVTAVPLIIARTPAEFRGRASGVIFTGIGAGIAASGTLVPVLANRSLAEAWLGIGLASFVLTAATWRYWPRLRTPVSTHPAENHSIRLSAPMALLLAAYCSAAAGFAPHSVFWVDFIARGLRRGLASGGHYWVIMGFAAAAGPIFAGLVADGAGFAFSLRCAIVIEAVGVGLPVFSHSAWSLTLSSVLVGSMSMAVVTLTAGRVSELVPISGQKQAWGWMTAGFSIVYAADAWGLSFLFAETRSYGLIFAVGAAALLAGALFEAASSHAASAARINAKPQASRPK, from the coding sequence TTGACGACAAGTACGATCGATGGCTCGAAAGCGGCAAAATCACGGATGACCGAGCTCCAAAACAATCCATCCAATCCATGGCGGGGCACGCTCGCCGGCTTTGTCGCGCTCCTCGTAGGAATCGGGATCGGCCGTTTTGCCTATCCTCCACTCATCCCAGCCTTAGTACGGCAACACTGGTTCTCGGCGCCGAAAGCGGATTACCTCGCGGCGACAGCGTTGGCAGGCTACGTAGTGGGCGCGTTTTTTGCCGGCCATCGGCGATGGAAGCCGGGGCCAAGCATCACAATTCGAACGAGCATGATCGTTGCTTCCGCGAGCTTTGTCGCGTGCGTGAGGCCGATCGGGTTCGATTGGTTTTTTCTATGGCGGTTCCTTGCGGGCGTTGCGGGAGGTTTCCTGATGGTCACCGCCGTTCCGTTGATTATCGCCCGCACGCCGGCAGAGTTCCGGGGGCGCGCCAGCGGCGTCATTTTTACCGGCATCGGAGCAGGAATAGCAGCCTCGGGAACGCTCGTTCCCGTGCTGGCGAACCGCAGCCTCGCGGAGGCATGGTTGGGCATCGGCCTAGCCAGCTTTGTTCTGACCGCTGCCACATGGCGATATTGGCCACGTCTCCGAACGCCTGTGTCAACGCATCCGGCCGAAAACCACTCGATCAGGCTTTCGGCGCCGATGGCCCTATTACTGGCTGCTTATTGCAGCGCCGCCGCTGGGTTCGCTCCGCATTCCGTCTTCTGGGTGGATTTTATCGCCCGCGGGCTGCGCCGAGGGTTGGCGTCTGGCGGGCATTACTGGGTGATTATGGGATTTGCCGCTGCTGCAGGACCGATCTTTGCTGGCCTGGTCGCGGATGGCGCGGGCTTCGCCTTCAGCTTGCGCTGCGCGATAGTAATCGAAGCCGTTGGCGTGGGTTTGCCCGTTTTTTCGCACTCCGCATGGTCTCTAACGCTATCTTCCGTTCTGGTCGGATCAATGTCTATGGCAGTGGTCACGCTTACGGCCGGAAGGGTATCCGAACTTGTTCCTATTTCCGGACAAAAACAGGCATGGGGCTGGATGACCGCCGGCTTTTCCATCGTGTATGCGGCAGACGCATGGGGATTGTCCTTTTTGTTTGCAGAAACGCGTTCCTACGGATTGATTTTCGCGGTCGGCGCAGCCGCTCTCCTCGCCGGAGCGCTTTTCGAAGCCGCCAGCTCGCACGCGGCATCAGCCGCCCGGATAAATGCGAAACCGCAGGCATCCAGGCCCAAGTGA
- a CDS encoding DUF4136 domain-containing protein, giving the protein MKYLLLAAIFWTAPASALAQPSPISCGQTLYIAPMQQGLDGYIRAQLVNNGFPLTVTTVEQKADLIMSGDSQTFKSHWYNSSTANKMTGNVTITDRSGKVVWAGSAGDRSLWWGNMAKHGPEKVAKRIVERLMKGAPKHCN; this is encoded by the coding sequence ATGAAATACCTATTACTCGCTGCCATATTCTGGACGGCACCTGCGTCGGCTCTCGCCCAGCCCTCGCCGATTAGCTGCGGTCAAACGCTCTACATTGCACCCATGCAGCAAGGGTTGGACGGATACATCCGTGCGCAACTCGTGAATAACGGATTCCCGCTCACGGTGACTACTGTTGAGCAGAAAGCCGACCTAATCATGAGTGGGGATTCCCAAACGTTTAAGAGCCATTGGTACAATTCCTCAACCGCAAACAAGATGACGGGGAACGTTACGATAACTGACCGTTCCGGCAAGGTGGTTTGGGCCGGTTCTGCTGGTGACCGGAGCCTCTGGTGGGGGAACATGGCCAAGCACGGGCCTGAGAAAGTGGCAAAGAGAATTGTTGAGAGGCTCATGAAGGGCGCGCCGAAGCACTGCAACTGA
- a CDS encoding DUF3303 family protein gives MLFAIAWENRASATEETEKRSLKLFKNWQPPAGLDFKGFYDYADSNGGIAIAEANSAEAILEATAPWAMFFNFSIRPIVPTDKSPAIMEKAMAWRDSVR, from the coding sequence ATGCTCTTCGCCATAGCGTGGGAGAATCGAGCCAGCGCCACTGAGGAAACCGAAAAGAGGTCGCTCAAACTGTTCAAGAATTGGCAGCCGCCTGCCGGATTGGATTTCAAGGGCTTTTACGATTACGCGGATTCGAACGGCGGCATCGCCATAGCGGAGGCGAATTCCGCGGAGGCGATTCTGGAGGCGACTGCGCCCTGGGCAATGTTTTTTAATTTCTCTATCCGGCCGATCGTGCCAACCGACAAATCGCCGGCAATCATGGAGAAAGCTATGGCCTGGCGCGACTCTGTTCGCTGA
- a CDS encoding cupin domain-containing protein: MSNQSSMESIPADGAVETEKGSAWNPGEGPSLRWLISPIEKQSFFKEYWEIRPLVIHRGQPDYFSSLISLDEVDRALTTLDRRYPNTILKNAARDIARRDYTVDGEVLDVAKVYQHFADGSTITLAFLDNVVPSLTRFCRALECELSFPLQTNIYLTPPGAQGARPHYDTHDVFVLQVAGSKQWTVYGTPYQLPLASQDFDPEVHKKGAVTLEFDLRAGDIIYVPRGVVHEARSTDEVSLHITAGILRYTWADLLLEYVAGACLNDPAFRRSLPPGFARPGFDKAQAKQALHALLGQVPLKADFDAALNRFLDALVRSCPPLLEGQMAQIAALDALTADSLAGARPGVVYYLQETDDSVVIHLCGRKITFPSFAADALRYALRHPEFLVRDLPGGLDDAGKLTLVRRLIREGLLMALHR, from the coding sequence ATGTCCAACCAATCCTCGATGGAGTCAATCCCTGCTGATGGCGCCGTGGAAACTGAAAAAGGTTCTGCATGGAATCCAGGTGAGGGGCCTTCACTTCGCTGGCTGATCAGTCCTATCGAGAAGCAAAGTTTCTTCAAGGAGTACTGGGAAATCAGGCCGCTGGTTATCCACCGCGGGCAGCCGGATTACTTCTCTTCCCTCATATCTCTTGATGAAGTGGACCGCGCCCTCACCACGCTCGACCGCCGCTATCCCAACACCATTCTGAAGAACGCTGCCCGCGATATAGCCCGCCGTGATTACACTGTGGACGGCGAAGTGCTTGATGTCGCGAAAGTCTATCAGCATTTCGCCGACGGCTCGACCATCACTCTGGCCTTTCTCGACAACGTTGTTCCATCGCTTACCCGGTTTTGCAGGGCGCTCGAATGCGAGCTCAGTTTCCCCTTGCAAACCAACATTTATCTCACGCCGCCCGGCGCGCAGGGAGCCCGGCCTCACTACGACACTCACGACGTGTTTGTTCTTCAGGTCGCGGGTTCCAAACAGTGGACCGTTTATGGCACGCCTTACCAACTGCCGTTGGCCAGTCAGGATTTCGATCCGGAAGTTCATAAGAAAGGCGCTGTCACGCTCGAGTTCGATCTGCGCGCCGGCGACATCATTTACGTCCCTCGCGGAGTGGTTCACGAAGCCCGCTCAACCGATGAAGTATCCCTTCACATCACAGCCGGGATTCTCAGATACACCTGGGCAGACTTGCTGCTGGAATATGTGGCCGGCGCCTGCCTGAATGATCCCGCTTTTCGCAGGTCGCTTCCGCCGGGGTTTGCCCGCCCGGGTTTTGACAAGGCTCAGGCCAAACAGGCTTTGCACGCGCTTCTGGGCCAGGTGCCGCTCAAGGCCGACTTTGACGCGGCGCTCAACCGCTTTCTGGATGCGCTTGTCCGTTCGTGTCCGCCTCTGCTGGAAGGACAAATGGCCCAGATTGCGGCGCTCGACGCTTTGACGGCTGATAGCCTGGCGGGCGCCCGGCCGGGCGTGGTTTATTACTTGCAGGAGACCGATGACTCTGTTGTCATCCACCTCTGCGGACGCAAGATCACTTTCCCGTCCTTTGCCGCCGATGCTCTCCGTTATGCTCTGCGCCATCCGGAATTTTTGGTTCGCGATCTGCCGGGCGGCCTGGATGACGCCGGCAAATTGACTTTGGTCCGCCGCCTCATCCGCGAAGGCCTGCTCATGGCCTTGCACCGTTAG
- a CDS encoding cation:proton antiporter encodes MARLKLVLFYSAMVAVAVGLFLLIRDSGSAIVVPSAQGRARFGTGLGWKAPGLMGHVLLALVVIVVCARALGLLFQRFNQPPVIGEMIAGIMLGPSLLGRLAPGVFASLLPPSVAPYLSVIANLGVILYMFLVGVELNTSLLRARTHASVAISHASIVLPFLLGSALALKLYPIFSTSDVPFVAFSMFMGVAMSITAFPVLARILTDRKMHTSQLGAVALGCAAVDDVTGWCLFALVVSVTAARPGHALITLGLTACFILAVILFVRPAAVWFARRHASLRRPSQNSIVIVCIALLVAALTTERIGIHALFGAFLVGALIPHGSQLARDIREKFEDLVVVLFLPVFFAFTGMRTQIGLVHGLRDWFICLVIIAVASIGKFGGGTLAARLTGLTWRESGSLGILMNTRGLMELIVLNVGMDLGVLSPALFAMLVIMAIVTTVATTPVLHALTSGSEAETFAQPVSVGEESA; translated from the coding sequence ATGGCCCGACTCAAGCTCGTCTTGTTCTATTCGGCGATGGTGGCAGTCGCCGTAGGGCTCTTTCTGCTGATCCGGGATTCCGGAAGCGCCATCGTCGTGCCTTCCGCGCAGGGGCGTGCCAGGTTCGGGACTGGCCTGGGGTGGAAGGCCCCGGGCCTGATGGGGCACGTCCTGCTGGCGCTGGTGGTGATTGTTGTGTGCGCACGGGCGCTTGGCCTTTTGTTCCAGCGGTTTAACCAGCCACCTGTGATCGGCGAAATGATCGCCGGAATCATGCTGGGCCCCTCATTGCTGGGCCGCCTGGCGCCGGGTGTTTTTGCCTCGCTGCTTCCGCCTTCCGTGGCGCCTTACCTTTCCGTGATCGCCAACTTAGGCGTGATCCTCTATATGTTTCTGGTCGGGGTCGAGCTGAACACAAGCTTATTGCGGGCCCGCACCCACGCCTCCGTAGCCATATCTCACGCCAGCATTGTGCTTCCTTTCCTTCTGGGCAGCGCTCTGGCGCTCAAGCTCTATCCGATTTTTTCCACAAGCGATGTGCCGTTTGTCGCCTTTTCAATGTTTATGGGCGTGGCCATGTCCATCACGGCCTTCCCGGTGCTGGCGCGCATTCTGACCGACCGCAAAATGCACACCAGCCAGCTTGGGGCCGTGGCCCTCGGCTGCGCGGCCGTGGACGACGTGACGGGATGGTGCCTCTTCGCCCTGGTAGTCAGCGTAACCGCGGCGCGGCCCGGCCACGCGTTGATCACCCTGGGTCTGACTGCGTGTTTTATCCTGGCTGTCATCCTCTTTGTCCGGCCTGCCGCCGTCTGGTTCGCGCGGCGGCATGCCAGCCTGCGAAGGCCGAGCCAGAATTCGATTGTGATCGTTTGCATCGCGCTGCTTGTCGCTGCTCTGACCACCGAACGAATCGGCATTCACGCCCTGTTCGGAGCTTTCCTGGTTGGCGCCCTCATTCCTCACGGGTCGCAACTGGCGCGCGACATCCGGGAAAAATTCGAGGACCTCGTGGTTGTGCTTTTCCTGCCCGTTTTTTTCGCCTTTACAGGAATGCGCACGCAGATTGGGCTGGTGCACGGGCTGAGGGACTGGTTCATCTGCCTGGTGATCATTGCGGTGGCCTCGATCGGGAAATTTGGAGGAGGAACGCTGGCGGCCAGGCTGACAGGGCTGACATGGCGGGAGTCAGGATCGCTGGGAATCCTGATGAACACTCGCGGCCTGATGGAATTGATTGTCCTCAACGTTGGCATGGATTTAGGCGTGCTTTCGCCGGCCCTGTTTGCCATGCTGGTGATTATGGCGATCGTTACGACGGTAGCGACCACGCCCGTGCTTCACGCTTTGACGTCCGGTTCGGAAGCGGAAACTTTCGCGCAACCTGTCAGTGTGGGTGAGGAGAGCGCGTGA